A single Pararhizobium sp. A13 DNA region contains:
- a CDS encoding amino acid ABC transporter ATP-binding protein, protein MSLPAIAVKNLVKQFGETTVLHGIDLDIPQGKVSCLIGPSGSGKSTLLRCMAFLEEATRGTITIDGEVLGFSENAQGVRERLPAATNRAIRSRIGMVFQQFNLWPHMTALGNVSEALKTVHKMSRGDAEDRAMAQLIKVGLESRAGHYPAQLSGGQQQRVAIARALALKPKIMLFDEPTSSLDPELTGEVLNVMRDLAAEGMTMVVVSHEIGFAATVGQQISFLDQGKLLFTGAPGDVFRKPRNSRLEQFLDTYLDRGASMLV, encoded by the coding sequence ATGAGTCTTCCAGCGATCGCAGTCAAAAATCTGGTCAAGCAGTTCGGCGAAACCACCGTGCTTCATGGCATCGACCTCGATATTCCGCAGGGCAAGGTCTCCTGCCTGATCGGCCCTTCAGGCTCCGGCAAAAGCACACTGTTGCGCTGCATGGCTTTTCTGGAGGAAGCGACGCGCGGCACGATCACCATCGATGGTGAGGTCCTTGGCTTTTCCGAAAATGCCCAAGGCGTGCGCGAACGTTTGCCCGCTGCGACCAACCGCGCGATCCGCTCACGGATCGGCATGGTGTTCCAGCAGTTCAATCTTTGGCCGCACATGACGGCGCTCGGTAATGTCAGCGAGGCACTGAAGACGGTCCATAAGATGAGCCGCGGGGACGCCGAGGACCGGGCGATGGCGCAACTGATCAAGGTTGGCCTTGAAAGCCGCGCGGGTCACTACCCCGCCCAGCTTTCCGGCGGCCAGCAGCAGCGCGTGGCAATCGCCCGCGCACTGGCGCTGAAACCCAAGATCATGCTGTTCGATGAACCGACGTCGTCGCTCGATCCGGAACTGACGGGCGAGGTTCTCAACGTCATGCGCGATCTGGCTGCCGAGGGCATGACCATGGTCGTGGTCTCGCACGAAATCGGCTTTGCGGCCACCGTCGGCCAGCAGATCAGCTTCCTCGATCAGGGAAAGCTGCTGTTCACCGGCGCTCCGGGGGATGTTTTTCGCAAGCCGCGCAATTCCCGGCTCGAACAGTTTCTCGATACCTATCTCGACCGCGGCGCGTCGATGCTGGTCTGA
- a CDS encoding amino acid ABC transporter permease — MIFDVNVIFNQLPAILRGAGVTILLWIAATIGGAFFGFLVAVGRRYGGRLIDLPLGVGVEILRGTPFLIQIFLLYYGGPFIGLSLDPVPAGLLGLTVYGAAYFSEIFRSGFAAIPIGHIEAAQCVGLTQGQIIRRILLPEMTMLVLPPSVNMAVIILKETAILSIITVPELTLTVSAIGSQQYAFVESLFLLALIYWALVEAAGWLGHFAETRLSRYRFSQS, encoded by the coding sequence ATGATCTTCGACGTCAACGTCATCTTCAACCAGTTGCCGGCAATCCTCAGAGGCGCTGGTGTCACCATCCTCCTGTGGATCGCAGCGACCATCGGTGGCGCCTTTTTCGGCTTTCTCGTCGCGGTCGGCCGGCGCTATGGCGGCAGGCTCATCGATCTGCCGCTCGGTGTCGGCGTGGAGATCCTGCGCGGCACGCCGTTCCTGATCCAGATCTTCCTGCTCTATTATGGCGGCCCCTTCATCGGACTTTCGCTCGATCCGGTCCCCGCCGGGCTGCTCGGGCTGACTGTCTATGGCGCGGCCTATTTCAGCGAGATTTTCCGGTCGGGATTTGCAGCCATACCCATCGGCCATATCGAAGCAGCCCAATGCGTCGGCCTCACCCAGGGCCAGATCATCCGTCGTATCCTGCTGCCGGAAATGACAATGCTGGTGCTGCCGCCATCGGTCAACATGGCGGTGATCATCCTCAAGGAAACGGCCATCCTGTCGATCATCACCGTGCCGGAACTGACGCTCACGGTCAGCGCCATCGGCTCCCAGCAATATGCCTTCGTCGAATCGCTCTTCCTGCTTGCCCTGATCTATTGGGCGCTGGTCGAAGCAGCCGGGTGGCTTGGCCACTTCGCAGAAACACGATTGTCCAGATACAGGTTTTCCCAATCATGA
- a CDS encoding amino acid ABC transporter permease yields the protein MSLKLFALLLKASLYTIGISLISILIGFAIAILLSGAMLSGRKLFSVPAQIFISFFRGVPLLVQLLLIYNLLPVIGINVPSIVAAVVGLSLCTAAYQAENLRGGFASVPRGLIESAEMVGLTPGQAFRRIKVPIALRLTFPALVNEAILILKASSLVSVVGIVELTRMAQDLAGSTFLPLDIFACAGLIYLLINWVVARTGGLIERSLPGIPR from the coding sequence ATGTCCCTGAAACTCTTTGCGCTTCTCCTGAAAGCGTCGCTCTACACCATCGGCATCAGCCTGATATCGATCCTCATCGGTTTTGCTATCGCCATTCTGTTGTCTGGTGCGATGCTGTCCGGCCGCAAACTCTTTAGCGTCCCTGCACAGATTTTCATCAGCTTCTTTCGTGGCGTGCCCCTGCTGGTGCAGCTTCTGTTGATCTACAATCTCCTGCCCGTAATCGGCATCAACGTTCCGAGCATCGTCGCGGCGGTTGTCGGCCTGTCCCTGTGTACCGCCGCCTATCAGGCGGAAAACCTGCGCGGTGGCTTTGCCAGCGTTCCGCGCGGCCTGATCGAATCCGCCGAGATGGTCGGCTTGACGCCCGGCCAGGCGTTCCGGCGTATCAAGGTTCCGATCGCACTTCGGCTGACCTTTCCAGCCCTCGTCAATGAAGCGATCCTCATCCTGAAAGCCTCGTCGCTGGTATCTGTCGTCGGCATCGTCGAGTTGACGCGCATGGCGCAGGATCTGGCCGGCAGTACCTTCCTGCCACTCGATATCTTCGCTTGCGCCGGTCTCATCTATCTCTTGATCAACTGGGTGGTGGCGCGCACCGGCGGCCTGATCGAACGGTCGCTTCCGGGGATACCGCGATGA